The Bacillus vallismortis genome window below encodes:
- the murD gene encoding UDP-N-acetylmuramoyl-L-alanine--D-glutamate ligase, whose protein sequence is MENDLFLQNQHFLILGLAKSGYAAASILHEKGMYVAVNDQKPFEENEPAQKLSEAGIEVVCGEHPVSLFDQHQITVLIKNPGIPYENIMVQEAEKRGIPVWTEIELAYYLTNAKFIGITGSNGKTTTTTLIYEMLKADSQKALIAGNIGTVASEVAYHADGDEWIVTELSSFQLMGTHAFRPEISLILNIFDAHLDYHHTRENYEKAKQKVYLHQKASDKAIVNQNDETVVRLAEDGKAEVIPFSVSKTLEKGAYVKDGMMMFNGEAILPLEEVVLPGAHNMENILAAIAVVKTAGVSNEAVKKVLTSFTGVKHRLQYVTTVQDRKFYNDSKATNILATTKALSAFDKPVILLAGGLDRGNGFDDLKPYMKHVKAVLTFGQTAPKLEKLGNEMGIQHVKRVDNVEQAVSAAFALSNEGDVILLSPACASWDQFKTFEERGDMFIDAVHMLK, encoded by the coding sequence GTGGAAAACGATCTTTTTTTACAGAATCAGCATTTTTTAATCCTTGGGCTCGCGAAAAGCGGGTATGCGGCGGCATCTATTCTTCATGAAAAAGGCATGTATGTTGCAGTCAATGACCAAAAACCTTTTGAAGAAAACGAACCAGCGCAAAAGCTTTCTGAAGCAGGCATTGAGGTTGTTTGCGGAGAGCATCCTGTTTCTCTGTTCGATCAGCATCAAATCACGGTTCTGATCAAAAACCCCGGCATTCCATATGAAAATATTATGGTTCAGGAAGCGGAAAAAAGAGGCATCCCGGTTTGGACGGAAATTGAGCTCGCTTACTACCTGACAAACGCCAAGTTTATCGGGATTACCGGATCGAATGGAAAAACAACCACGACAACGCTGATTTATGAAATGCTCAAAGCTGACTCGCAAAAAGCGCTGATTGCCGGAAACATCGGCACTGTCGCAAGCGAAGTGGCTTATCATGCTGATGGGGATGAATGGATCGTTACTGAACTTTCTTCGTTTCAACTGATGGGAACACACGCTTTCAGACCGGAAATCAGCTTGATTTTAAACATATTTGACGCTCATTTGGATTATCACCATACACGAGAAAACTATGAAAAAGCGAAGCAGAAAGTGTATCTTCATCAGAAAGCTTCAGATAAAGCCATTGTTAATCAGAATGATGAAACTGTCGTGCGTCTGGCTGAAGACGGAAAAGCCGAAGTCATCCCATTCTCAGTCAGCAAAACGCTTGAAAAGGGCGCTTATGTAAAAGACGGTATGATGATGTTCAACGGTGAAGCCATTCTTCCTCTGGAAGAGGTTGTGCTGCCCGGCGCACATAACATGGAGAACATTTTAGCTGCCATTGCAGTTGTGAAAACGGCAGGAGTGTCTAACGAAGCAGTCAAAAAGGTGCTGACAAGCTTTACTGGCGTCAAGCACCGTCTCCAATATGTCACAACAGTGCAAGACCGCAAGTTTTATAATGATAGTAAAGCAACAAACATTTTGGCGACAACCAAGGCGCTTTCAGCTTTTGACAAACCGGTCATTCTGCTTGCGGGCGGACTGGATCGCGGAAATGGTTTTGACGATTTAAAACCGTATATGAAGCATGTCAAAGCAGTGCTAACATTTGGCCAGACAGCGCCGAAACTCGAGAAGCTCGGCAATGAGATGGGAATACAACATGTCAAACGTGTCGATAATGTTGAACAAGCAGTATCTGCGGCGTTTGCGCTCTCAAATGAAGGCGATGTCATCCTGCTGTCACCTGCGTGTGCGAGCTGGGATCAATTCAAAACATTTGAAGAACGCGGTGACATGTTTATAGATGCCGTGCATATGCTTAAGTAA
- the ftsL gene encoding cell division protein FtsL encodes MSNLAYQPEKQQRHTISPEKKVIVKKRASITLGEKVLLVLFAAVVLSVSLLIVSKAYAAYQTNIEVQKLEEQISSENKQIGDLEKSVADLSKPQRIMDIAEKNGLNLKDKKVKNIQE; translated from the coding sequence ATGAGCAATTTAGCTTACCAACCAGAGAAACAGCAGCGGCATACGATCAGTCCTGAGAAAAAAGTAATTGTCAAGAAAAGGGCTTCCATTACTCTCGGAGAAAAAGTGCTTCTTGTCCTCTTTGCTGCGGTGGTGCTCAGCGTATCGCTTTTGATCGTATCAAAGGCGTATGCGGCATATCAAACCAATATTGAGGTGCAAAAGCTTGAGGAGCAAATTTCATCCGAAAATAAGCAAATTGGTGACCTCGAAAAAAGTGTTGCTGATTTAAGCAAACCGCAGCGCATTATGGACATTGCGGAAAAGAACGGCTTGAATTTAAAAGATAAAAAAGTGAAAAACATACAGGAATGA
- the pbpB gene encoding penicillin-binding protein 2B, with protein sequence MIQMPKKNKFMNRGAAILSICFALFFFVILGRMAYIQITGKANGEVLATKATEQHEKKRPIEASRGSILDRNGKVIAEDTATYKLIAVLDKKMTTDKKHPQHVQNKEKTAEALSKEIKMDKADILDILNKDLKQVEFGSAGRDITYSKKKEIEKLKLPGISFLRDTKRYYPNGVFASNLVGYAEVDEDTNEISGAMGLEKVLDKYLKERDGYVTYESDKSGWELPNSKNKITAPKNGDNVYLTIDQKIQTFLEDSMTKVAKKYNPKKIMAAVVDPKTGKVLAMGQRPSFDPNTRDVTNYYNDLISYAYEPGSTMKIFTLAAAIQENVYNGNEEYKSGTYKVGGGQVKDHNAGVGWGATTYHDGVVRSSNVAFAKLANEKLGYSRLNEYLHKFNFYQKTGIDLPNEVSSKINFKYEFDKASTAYGQASAVTPIQQLQAATAIANDGKMMKPYVIDHIVDPDTKKTIYQNKPQSAGTPVSADTAKKVRNILGDVVTSDIGTGRPYKIEGFDVAVKTGTAQIAGQNGYLSGRDNYVFSVMGMAPKDDPELLIYVAVQQPQLENDETGSDPVSEIFNPTMKNSLHYLNIKPTEKSDSDKEETKAQTMPDLTDQTVAGAQKKAKEENLTPVVIGSDVAVKEQYPKADEEVLTNQKVFLKTGGKIKMPDMTGWSRREVLQYAELAGIHIEVSGQGYAVSQSVKKDKEIKDKTVIKVTFKNPD encoded by the coding sequence ATGATTCAAATGCCAAAAAAGAATAAATTTATGAATAGAGGAGCAGCGATTCTAAGTATTTGTTTCGCTCTCTTTTTCTTTGTTATCCTTGGGAGAATGGCATATATTCAAATAACCGGAAAAGCGAATGGCGAGGTGCTTGCGACAAAAGCGACAGAGCAGCATGAAAAGAAACGGCCCATCGAAGCAAGCCGCGGCTCGATTTTAGACCGAAACGGTAAAGTGATTGCGGAAGATACAGCGACGTATAAGCTGATTGCCGTTCTTGATAAAAAAATGACCACTGATAAAAAGCATCCTCAGCATGTTCAAAACAAAGAAAAAACGGCGGAAGCGCTCTCTAAAGAGATTAAGATGGACAAGGCTGATATCCTTGATATCTTAAACAAGGATTTAAAGCAAGTGGAGTTCGGTTCAGCGGGCCGGGATATTACGTATTCGAAAAAGAAAGAAATCGAAAAGTTGAAACTCCCGGGCATTTCATTTTTACGGGATACCAAACGCTACTATCCAAATGGTGTTTTTGCATCCAATCTAGTAGGGTATGCCGAGGTTGATGAAGACACAAATGAAATTTCCGGCGCGATGGGACTAGAAAAAGTGCTGGATAAGTATTTGAAGGAGCGGGACGGATATGTGACCTATGAAAGCGACAAATCCGGCTGGGAGCTCCCGAACAGCAAAAATAAAATTACAGCGCCAAAAAATGGTGACAATGTTTATTTAACCATTGACCAGAAAATCCAAACCTTTTTGGAAGACAGCATGACAAAAGTGGCGAAAAAATACAATCCGAAAAAAATCATGGCAGCAGTCGTCGATCCGAAAACGGGCAAAGTGCTTGCCATGGGACAGCGCCCAAGTTTTGATCCGAACACCCGCGATGTGACAAATTACTATAATGATTTGATTTCATATGCATATGAACCCGGATCAACGATGAAGATTTTTACACTTGCTGCTGCTATACAGGAAAATGTGTATAACGGCAATGAAGAGTACAAGTCCGGAACATATAAAGTAGGCGGAGGACAAGTAAAAGACCATAATGCCGGGGTAGGCTGGGGAGCAACAACATACCATGATGGTGTAGTGAGGTCTTCTAATGTGGCTTTTGCCAAACTGGCTAATGAAAAGCTGGGCTATTCCCGTCTAAATGAATATCTTCATAAATTCAATTTCTATCAAAAAACAGGTATTGATTTGCCGAATGAAGTATCAAGTAAAATAAATTTCAAATATGAATTTGATAAAGCATCGACTGCATATGGACAAGCTTCTGCTGTTACACCGATTCAGCAGCTTCAGGCCGCAACAGCAATTGCGAATGACGGCAAAATGATGAAACCCTACGTCATAGACCATATTGTAGATCCTGATACGAAGAAAACCATTTATCAAAATAAACCTCAGTCAGCCGGTACGCCAGTCTCTGCTGATACCGCTAAAAAGGTTCGTAATATTTTAGGTGATGTCGTTACATCTGATATCGGTACAGGACGGCCGTATAAAATTGAAGGTTTTGATGTAGCCGTTAAAACCGGAACAGCACAAATTGCCGGACAAAACGGTTATCTATCTGGACGCGATAATTACGTATTTTCTGTAATGGGAATGGCGCCCAAAGATGATCCTGAGCTGTTGATCTATGTTGCGGTGCAGCAGCCGCAATTAGAGAATGATGAAACAGGTTCAGATCCAGTATCAGAAATCTTCAACCCAACAATGAAAAACAGCCTGCACTACCTGAACATCAAACCAACTGAAAAATCTGACTCGGATAAGGAAGAAACAAAAGCGCAGACGATGCCTGATTTAACAGACCAAACGGTAGCCGGTGCTCAAAAGAAAGCAAAAGAAGAAAATCTCACACCGGTTGTCATCGGCAGTGATGTCGCTGTAAAAGAACAGTATCCGAAAGCGGATGAGGAAGTTCTGACCAATCAGAAGGTCTTCCTGAAAACGGGTGGTAAAATCAAAATGCCTGATATGACAGGCTGGTCGAGAAGAGAGGTTCTTCAGTACGCCGAGCTGGCGGGAATTCACATTGAAGTCAGCGGACAGGGCTATGCTGTCAGCCAAAGCGTCAAGAAAGACAAAGAAATAAAAGACAAAACCGTAATCAAGGTGACGTTTAAAAATCCTGATTAA
- the spoVE gene encoding stage V sporulation protein E, whose translation MTTKKTSPDLLLVIITLLLLTIGLIMVYSASAVWADYKFDDSFFFAKRQMLFAGIGVIAMFFIMNVDYWTWRTWSKLLMVICFFLLVLVLIPGVGMVRNGSRSWIGVGAFSIQPSEFMKLAMIAFLAKFLSEKQKNITSFRRGFIPALGIVFSAFLIIMCQPDLGTGTVMVGTCIVMIFVAGARIAHFVFLGLIGLSGFVGLVLSAPYRIKRITSYLNPWEDPLGSGFQIIQSLYAVGPGGLFGMGLGQSRQKFFYLPEPQTDFIFAILSEELGFIGGTLILLLFSVLLWRGIRIALGAPDLYGSFVAVGIISMIAIQVMINIGVVTGLIPVTGITLPFLSYGGSSLTLMLMAVGVLLNVSRYSRY comes from the coding sequence TTGACTACTAAAAAAACATCGCCTGATTTGTTATTGGTCATCATTACGCTATTATTATTAACAATCGGATTAATTATGGTGTACAGTGCGAGTGCCGTATGGGCGGATTATAAATTTGACGACTCTTTCTTTTTCGCGAAACGGCAGATGCTGTTTGCGGGAATCGGCGTTATTGCCATGTTTTTTATCATGAATGTTGATTATTGGACGTGGAGGACATGGTCCAAATTATTGATGGTTATTTGCTTTTTCCTCCTTGTGCTTGTTTTGATACCAGGCGTCGGCATGGTGCGGAACGGCTCAAGAAGCTGGATCGGGGTCGGGGCATTCAGCATACAGCCTTCAGAGTTTATGAAGCTTGCGATGATTGCATTCCTTGCTAAATTTCTCTCTGAAAAGCAAAAAAACATAACATCATTCAGACGGGGATTTATCCCGGCACTTGGCATCGTGTTTTCAGCGTTTTTGATTATCATGTGCCAGCCTGACCTTGGAACAGGGACAGTAATGGTTGGGACTTGTATTGTCATGATTTTTGTAGCCGGCGCGCGCATCGCCCATTTCGTTTTTCTCGGGCTGATCGGACTCAGCGGATTTGTTGGACTGGTACTATCGGCTCCATACCGAATTAAGCGGATTACCTCCTACTTAAATCCGTGGGAAGATCCGCTCGGCAGCGGTTTTCAAATCATTCAATCGCTTTATGCGGTGGGGCCCGGCGGATTGTTCGGAATGGGGCTAGGACAAAGCAGACAGAAGTTCTTTTATCTGCCTGAGCCGCAAACAGACTTTATTTTCGCCATATTGTCAGAGGAACTTGGCTTTATCGGGGGGACCCTTATTTTGCTCCTCTTCAGCGTCCTGCTGTGGAGAGGGATCAGAATTGCCCTCGGCGCACCTGATCTGTACGGAAGCTTTGTCGCAGTCGGCATTATTTCAATGATTGCCATTCAAGTCATGATTAATATTGGTGTAGTAACGGGCCTTATTCCGGTAACAGGCATCACGCTGCCGTTTTTGAGCTACGGAGGCTCTTCATTGACCCTGATGCTGATGGCCGTCGGCGTTCTGCTGAATGTGAGCCGATACTCGAGGTATTAA
- the rsmH gene encoding 16S rRNA (cytosine(1402)-N(4))-methyltransferase RsmH, which yields MFQHKTVLLRETVDGLNIKPDGTYVDCTLGGAGHSTYLLQQLSEKGRLIAFDQDDTALEHAKEALSDYKGQLILIKSNFRYLKECLNEQGITEVDGILFDLGVSSPQLDTPERGFSYHHDAPLDMRMDQSASLTAKEVVNEWRYEDLVRIFFKYGEEKFSKQIARKIEEARIKSPIQTTGQLVDLIKDAIPAPARRSGGHPAKRVFQAIRIAVNDELKVFEEALEQAIEVLKPGGRVSVITFHSLEDRICKSTFKEKSSLPELPPGLPVIPEEFEPELKLITRKPITASQEELEENNRARSAKLRIAEKRK from the coding sequence ATGTTTCAACACAAAACAGTACTTCTTCGTGAAACCGTAGACGGGCTTAATATTAAACCGGACGGTACATATGTAGACTGCACACTCGGCGGAGCTGGGCACAGTACATACTTATTGCAGCAATTATCCGAGAAGGGGCGTTTAATCGCTTTTGACCAAGACGATACGGCATTAGAGCATGCCAAAGAAGCGTTGTCCGATTATAAAGGACAGCTCATTCTGATCAAAAGCAATTTCAGGTATTTAAAAGAATGTTTGAATGAACAAGGTATTACTGAAGTAGACGGTATTTTATTTGATTTAGGGGTGTCCTCCCCGCAGCTGGATACACCGGAACGGGGATTCAGTTACCATCATGACGCACCGTTGGACATGAGGATGGACCAGTCGGCCTCACTTACGGCGAAGGAAGTCGTTAATGAGTGGCGCTATGAGGATCTCGTCCGTATCTTCTTTAAATACGGCGAAGAGAAGTTCAGCAAACAGATCGCCAGAAAAATTGAAGAGGCACGAATCAAATCTCCTATTCAAACTACGGGCCAACTGGTCGATCTAATAAAAGACGCGATTCCCGCTCCAGCGAGAAGGAGCGGAGGACATCCCGCTAAACGCGTGTTTCAGGCAATCAGAATTGCCGTGAACGATGAACTTAAGGTGTTTGAAGAGGCTTTGGAGCAGGCAATAGAGGTTCTGAAACCAGGGGGAAGGGTATCAGTCATCACCTTCCACTCGCTTGAAGACAGAATTTGTAAATCTACTTTTAAAGAAAAGTCGTCACTTCCGGAACTTCCTCCGGGTCTTCCTGTCATACCGGAAGAGTTTGAACCAGAACTTAAACTCATCACGCGAAAACCGATTACGGCATCTCAGGAAGAGCTTGAAGAAAACAACCGGGCTCGTTCTGCGAAGCTTCGGATTGCCGAAAAAAGAAAATAA
- a CDS encoding stage V sporulation protein D, whose protein sequence is MRVSNVTVRKRLLFVLLFGVIVFLIIDTRLGYVQFVMGEKLTSLAKDSWSRNLPFEPERGEILDRNGVKLATNKSAPTVFVVPRQVQNPMKTSKQLAAVLNMSEEKVYKHVTKKTSIEKITPEGRKISNEKAKEIKALDLKGVYVAEDSIRHYPFGSFLSHVLGFAGIDNQGLLGLEAYYDDDLKGEKGSVKFYTDAKGKKMPDEADDYTPPKDGLDMKLTVDSKVQTIMERELDNAEAKYHPDGMIAVAMNPKNGEILGMSSRPDFDPADYQSVDPSVYNRNLPVWSTYEPGSTFKIITLAAALEEQKVNLKRDQFYDKGHVEVDGARLRCWKRGGHGLQTFLEVVQNSCNPGFVELGERLGKDKLFKYIKDFGFGQKTGIDLQGEGTGILFPLDRVGPVEQATTAFGQGVSVTPIQQVAAVSAAVNGGTLYTPYIAKEWIDPVTKKTVKKQSPIAKKQVISEGTSKQIRYALESVVAEGTGRNAFVEGYRVGGKTGTAQKVKDGKYLENNHVVSFIGFAPADDPSLVVYVAVDNPKGTIQFGGTVAAPIVGNIMRDSLPEIGVKPRKNQIEKKYKWNDTKTVEVPNVVGMSVSELESLLVNLNVDASGKGSKIVKQSPAAGTKVKEGSKIRVYLTEEDEKEAAD, encoded by the coding sequence TTGCGCGTCTCGAATGTAACGGTTAGAAAACGTTTATTATTTGTTTTGCTTTTTGGCGTGATCGTGTTTCTGATCATTGATACAAGGCTGGGGTATGTTCAGTTTGTGATGGGTGAGAAACTGACTTCGCTGGCAAAGGATTCTTGGAGCAGGAATTTGCCGTTCGAGCCGGAGAGAGGCGAGATCCTTGATCGCAACGGTGTGAAGCTCGCAACAAACAAAAGTGCGCCGACCGTATTCGTCGTGCCGCGCCAAGTTCAGAATCCGATGAAAACGAGCAAGCAGCTTGCGGCGGTTTTAAACATGTCAGAAGAAAAAGTATATAAGCACGTGACCAAAAAAACGTCAATCGAAAAGATCACTCCTGAAGGGAGAAAGATTTCAAATGAAAAGGCGAAAGAAATCAAAGCGCTCGATTTAAAAGGTGTGTATGTGGCGGAGGACAGTATCCGCCATTACCCGTTCGGCAGCTTTTTGTCTCATGTGCTTGGATTTGCCGGAATTGACAACCAAGGTCTCCTTGGTCTAGAAGCTTATTACGATGATGATTTAAAAGGGGAAAAGGGCTCTGTTAAGTTTTATACAGATGCCAAAGGAAAGAAGATGCCTGATGAAGCGGACGACTATACACCGCCTAAGGACGGGCTTGATATGAAGCTGACAGTTGATTCAAAGGTTCAAACGATAATGGAAAGAGAGCTTGATAACGCTGAGGCTAAATATCATCCAGACGGTATGATTGCCGTGGCCATGAATCCGAAAAACGGAGAAATATTGGGAATGTCCAGCAGGCCTGACTTTGACCCTGCTGACTATCAATCAGTCGATCCGTCCGTCTACAATCGGAATCTGCCGGTGTGGAGCACGTATGAGCCGGGATCTACCTTTAAAATTATTACACTTGCAGCAGCTCTTGAAGAGCAAAAAGTAAATTTGAAACGTGATCAATTTTATGATAAAGGGCATGTGGAAGTGGACGGAGCGAGACTGCGGTGCTGGAAAAGAGGCGGGCACGGGCTGCAGACGTTTCTAGAAGTTGTACAGAATTCCTGCAACCCGGGGTTTGTTGAATTGGGCGAGCGCCTAGGCAAGGATAAGCTTTTCAAATATATCAAAGACTTTGGTTTCGGCCAAAAAACAGGAATTGATCTGCAAGGTGAGGGAACAGGAATCTTATTCCCGCTTGACAGAGTAGGTCCGGTCGAACAAGCGACTACGGCTTTCGGGCAGGGGGTATCTGTCACGCCGATTCAGCAGGTTGCAGCCGTATCTGCCGCTGTAAACGGAGGAACGCTTTACACACCTTATATTGCAAAGGAATGGATCGACCCTGTAACGAAAAAAACGGTCAAAAAACAATCGCCAATCGCCAAGAAACAAGTCATTTCAGAGGGAACCTCCAAACAAATCCGCTATGCTTTAGAAAGCGTTGTCGCAGAAGGCACCGGCCGCAACGCATTTGTAGAAGGATACCGTGTCGGCGGAAAAACGGGAACTGCACAAAAGGTTAAAGATGGAAAATACCTTGAAAACAACCATGTTGTATCATTTATCGGTTTCGCGCCGGCTGACGATCCGAGTCTTGTCGTCTATGTCGCGGTGGATAACCCGAAAGGCACGATTCAGTTTGGCGGAACGGTTGCAGCGCCTATTGTCGGGAATATTATGAGAGACAGCCTGCCTGAGATTGGTGTCAAGCCTCGGAAAAATCAAATTGAGAAAAAATACAAATGGAACGACACAAAAACAGTAGAAGTTCCGAATGTTGTAGGGATGTCTGTCTCAGAACTTGAGTCACTTTTGGTGAATCTCAATGTCGATGCTTCCGGGAAAGGAAGCAAAATCGTGAAACAATCGCCAGCTGCCGGAACGAAAGTAAAAGAGGGCTCAAAGATACGCGTTTATTTGACTGAAGAGGATGAAAAGGAGGCAGCCGATTGA
- the mraY gene encoding phospho-N-acetylmuramoyl-pentapeptide-transferase — protein sequence MLEQVILFTILMGFLISVLLSPILIPFLRRLKFGQSIREEGPKSHQKKSGTPTMGGVMIILSIIVTTIVMTQKFSEISPEMVLLLFVTLGYGLLGFLDDYIKVVMKRNLGLTSKQKLIGQIIIAVVFYAVYHYYNFATDIRVPGTDLSFDLGWAYFILVLFMLVGGSNAVNLTDGLDGLLSGTAAIAFGAFAILAWNQSQYDVAIFSVAVVGAVLGFLVFNAHPAKVFMGDTGSLALGGAIVTIAILTKLEILLVIIGGVFVIETLSVILQVISFKTTGKRIFKMSPLHHHYELVGWSEWRVVVTFWTAGLLLAVLGIYIEVWL from the coding sequence ATGCTTGAGCAAGTCATTCTGTTTACAATTTTAATGGGGTTTTTAATTAGTGTTCTGCTCTCTCCGATTCTTATTCCGTTTTTAAGAAGATTAAAATTCGGCCAAAGTATTAGAGAAGAAGGACCGAAATCACATCAGAAAAAATCAGGGACGCCGACAATGGGCGGGGTTATGATCATACTTTCTATCATTGTGACAACAATTGTGATGACACAGAAGTTTTCAGAAATAAGCCCGGAAATGGTGCTGCTTCTGTTTGTTACGCTCGGCTACGGTTTGCTTGGCTTTTTAGATGATTACATCAAGGTCGTCATGAAGCGCAACCTTGGATTGACGTCAAAGCAAAAGCTGATCGGACAAATTATCATTGCGGTTGTATTTTATGCCGTGTACCATTACTACAATTTCGCGACGGATATTCGCGTGCCTGGAACTGATTTATCATTTGATCTTGGCTGGGCTTACTTTATCCTGGTGCTCTTTATGCTTGTCGGCGGATCAAATGCGGTTAACCTGACTGACGGTCTTGACGGTTTATTATCCGGTACGGCTGCGATTGCTTTTGGCGCCTTTGCCATCCTGGCATGGAATCAGTCTCAATATGACGTAGCGATTTTCTCAGTTGCCGTTGTCGGTGCGGTGCTGGGCTTCCTTGTATTTAATGCTCATCCGGCCAAAGTCTTTATGGGAGATACGGGATCACTGGCATTGGGAGGAGCCATCGTTACCATTGCTATTTTAACGAAATTAGAGATCCTGCTTGTTATCATCGGCGGTGTATTCGTTATCGAAACATTATCCGTTATTCTGCAGGTCATCAGCTTTAAAACGACAGGTAAACGAATCTTTAAAATGAGTCCGCTGCATCACCATTATGAGCTTGTCGGCTGGTCTGAATGGAGAGTCGTCGTGACGTTTTGGACTGCGGGACTTTTACTTGCCGTTTTAGGAATTTACATCGAGGTGTGGTTATAA
- a CDS encoding UDP-N-acetylmuramoyl-L-alanyl-D-glutamate--2,6-diaminopimelate ligase produces MKLTKLLTYLTTEPSVNDSQDPEITSIEMDSREVKKGSLFVCVKGYTVDGHDFAQKAAESGAAAIVAERELDVDVPVIIVRQSLRALSVLSDAFYGQPTKKLQLIGITGTNGKTSTTHMVDEILKKAGKRTGLIGTMYMKIGEETLPVKNTTPESVTLQKTFKKMNDKQVDTAIMEVSSHALSLGRVHGCDYDIAVFTNLTQDHLDYHKTMDEYRQAKSLLFSQLGGAFDHEHPKRAVLNADDEASAYFEKVTAAHICTYGIKNNADVMAKNINITAQGTRFDLVTNKGTKHITMSLVGQFNVYNVLAAVATCIAAGIPFETITEAVEELHGVRGRFELVNQQQEFPVIVDYAHTPDSLENVLKTCKDMTEGKLFVVVGCGGDRDKTKRPKMAKIAAELADEPIFTSDNPRSEDPRAILRDMEAGVENAYYHSIANREQAIFFAIANAKKGDVVLIAGKGHETYQQIGNETFDFDDAEVAARAIVELNKNKTNS; encoded by the coding sequence ATGAAACTGACAAAGCTGCTTACATACTTAACAACCGAACCTTCTGTAAACGACTCACAAGACCCTGAAATAACTTCAATTGAGATGGACTCCAGGGAAGTAAAGAAAGGGAGTCTTTTTGTATGTGTAAAAGGGTATACGGTGGATGGCCATGATTTTGCGCAAAAAGCAGCAGAAAGCGGCGCAGCGGCTATTGTGGCAGAAAGAGAGCTTGATGTGGATGTGCCTGTCATTATTGTCCGGCAGTCACTGCGAGCGCTCAGCGTTTTGTCTGATGCGTTTTACGGACAGCCGACAAAGAAGCTTCAGCTGATCGGGATCACAGGCACAAACGGAAAAACATCAACGACCCACATGGTCGATGAGATTCTGAAAAAAGCGGGAAAACGCACAGGCTTAATCGGCACAATGTACATGAAAATCGGCGAAGAAACACTTCCCGTTAAAAACACGACACCTGAAAGCGTCACACTGCAGAAAACGTTTAAGAAAATGAATGACAAGCAAGTTGACACTGCCATCATGGAGGTTTCTTCTCACGCATTGTCTTTAGGTCGTGTTCATGGCTGTGATTATGATATTGCCGTGTTTACGAATTTAACGCAGGACCATCTGGACTATCATAAAACGATGGATGAGTACCGACAGGCAAAAAGCCTGCTCTTTTCTCAGCTTGGCGGGGCTTTCGACCATGAACATCCAAAGCGTGCCGTACTGAACGCTGACGATGAGGCGAGCGCTTATTTTGAAAAGGTGACCGCAGCGCATATTTGTACATACGGAATAAAAAACAACGCTGATGTGATGGCGAAGAACATCAATATCACGGCACAGGGCACAAGATTTGATCTTGTGACAAACAAAGGCACTAAACATATCACAATGTCGCTCGTCGGACAGTTTAACGTGTATAACGTGCTGGCAGCTGTTGCAACATGTATTGCAGCAGGCATACCGTTTGAAACGATCACTGAAGCGGTTGAAGAATTGCATGGCGTAAGAGGCCGTTTTGAATTGGTTAATCAGCAGCAGGAGTTTCCAGTCATTGTTGATTACGCGCATACGCCGGACAGCCTTGAAAATGTACTGAAGACATGCAAAGACATGACAGAAGGTAAGCTTTTTGTCGTTGTCGGCTGCGGGGGAGACAGAGATAAGACAAAACGCCCGAAAATGGCTAAAATCGCTGCGGAGCTGGCTGACGAACCGATTTTCACTTCAGATAACCCGAGAAGCGAAGATCCCCGCGCGATTTTAAGAGATATGGAAGCTGGAGTAGAGAATGCATACTACCATAGCATTGCAAACCGCGAGCAAGCGATCTTTTTCGCGATTGCCAATGCCAAAAAAGGCGATGTTGTTCTCATTGCAGGAAAAGGGCATGAAACCTATCAGCAGATCGGAAACGAAACCTTCGATTTTGACGATGCTGAAGTGGCGGCGAGAGCGATTGTCGAACTCAATAAGAATAAGACAAATTCATAG